One part of the Vicugna pacos chromosome 20, VicPac4, whole genome shotgun sequence genome encodes these proteins:
- the LOC102538576 gene encoding butyrophilin subfamily 2 member A2 isoform X2, which yields MVGENTKLQCHLSPEKNAEDMEVRWFRSQFSPAVFVYKGRRERTEEQMEEYRGRTTFVSKDISKGSVVLIIHNVTANENGIYRCYFQEGRSYDEAIIHLMVAGLGSKPLIEMKGHEDGGIRLECTSVGWYPEPRAVWREPSGEIMPALEEAYTVNADGLFRVTMAVIIRDHSVRNVYCSINNTLLNQEKETVIFIPESFIPSTSPWMVGLVVILPFLLLLITGSICLIRKLKREKKFLSVQKRVQNEEKEAARKELGKERVEKEKERQIKEQLQEELRWRRTLLHAADVVLDPDTAHPELFLSEDRRSVRRGPSRQSIPDNPERFDCQPCVLGLESFSSGRHYWEVEVENVMVWAVGVCRDSVERKGEALLVPQNGFWTLEMFGNQYRALSSPEKILPLKERLHRVGIFLDYESGDVSFYNMRDRSHIYTCPRSPFSGPLRPFFRLGSDDSPLFICPAFIGAQGVTVPEGGLVLHRAETHHSLQDQFPGLRAK from the exons ATGGTGGGAGAGAACACCAAGTTACAGTGCCACCTGTCACCTGAGAAAAACGCTGAGGACATGGAGGTGCGGTGGTTCCGGTCTCAGTTTTCCCCTGCAGTGTTCGTGTACAAGGGCCGGCGAGAGAGAACGGAGGAGCAGATGGAGGAGTACCGGGGAAGAACAACCTTTGTGAGCAAAGATATCAGCAAGGGGAGCGTGGTGCTGATCATACACAACGTCACCGCCAACGAAAACGGCATCTACCGCTGTTATTTCCAAGAAGGCAGATCTTACGACGAGGCCATCATACACCTGATGGTGGCAG gcctgggctctaaGCCCCTTATTGAAATGAAGGGCCATGAGGATGGAGGCATCCGGCTGGAGTGCACATCTGTAGGGTGGTACCCAGAGCCCCGCGCGGTGTGGAGGGAACCTTCTGGTGAGATCATGCCGGCCCTGGAGGAGGCTTACACTGTGAACGCAGATGGACTCTTCAGGGTCACCATGGCTGTGATTATCAGAGACCACTCTGTGAGAAACGTGTACTGCTCCATCAACAACACCCTGCTCAACCAGGAGAAGGAAACTGTGATTTTCATCCCAG AATCCTTTATTCCCAGCACATCTCCCTGGATGGTGGGCCTGGTTGTCATCCTGCCTTTTCTGCTTCTCCTCATCACTGGGAGCATCTGTCTCATCAGGAAACTCAAGCGGGAAAAAAAGTTCCTGTCTGTGCAAAAAAGGGttcaaaatgaagagaaagaagctGCACGTAAGGAACTAGGGAAAGAACGtgtggaaaaagagaaagaacgtCAAATAAAAG agCAACTTCAAGAAGAATTGC GATGGAGAAGAACCCTCTTACATGCGG CTGATGTGGTCCTGGATCCAGACACTGCTCATCCCGAACTCTTCCTGTCGGAGGACCGGAGAAGTGTGAGACGGGGCCCCTCCAGGCAGAGCATACCTGACAACCCAGAGAGATTTGATTGTCAGCCTTGTGTCCTGGGCCTAGAGAGCTTCTCCTCAGGGAGGCATTACTGGGAGGTGGAGGTTGAAAACGTGATGGTGTGGGCTGTGGGGGTTTGTAGAGACAGTGTTGAAAGGAAAGGGGAGGCCCTGCTGGTTCCCCAGAATGGCTTCTGGACCCTGGAGATGTTTGGGAACCAGTACCGGGCCCTGTCCTCCCCTGAGAAGATTCTCCCCCTGAAAGAGCGCCTTCACCGAGTGGGCATCTTCCTGGACTACGAATCTGGAGATGTGTCCTTCTATAACATGAGGGACAGATCTCACATCTACACATGTCCCCGTTCACCCTTCTCTGGGCCCCTGAGGCCCTTCTTCAGGCTGGGGTCTGATGACAGCCCCCTCTTTATCTGTCCAGCATTTATAGGGGCCCAGGGGGTCACGGTGCCCGAGGGCGGCTTGGTCCTTCACAGGGCAGAGACCCACCACAGCCTCCAGGACCAGTTCCCTGGTCTCAGAGCCAAGTAG
- the LOC102538576 gene encoding butyrophilin subfamily 2 member A2 isoform X3 codes for MEPAASLHFSLPSSLLFFHLLSLLAPVSAQFTVLGPADPILAMVGENTKLQCHLSPEKNAEDMEVRWFRSQFSPAVFVYKGRRERTEEQMEEYRGRTTFVSKDISKGSVVLIIHNVTANENGIYRCYFQEGRSYDEAIIHLMVAGLGSKPLIEMKGHEDGGIRLECTSVGWYPEPRAVWREPSGEIMPALEEAYTVNADGLFRVTMAVIIRDHSVRNVYCSINNTLLNQEKETVIFIPESFIPSTSPWMVGLVVILPFLLLLITGSICLIRKLKREKKFLSVQKRVQNEEKEAARKELGKERVEKEKERQIKEQLQEELRWRRTLLHAADVVLDPDTAHPELFLSEDRRSHL; via the exons ATGGAGCCGGCTGCCTCTCTGCATTTCTCCCTGCCAAgctcccttctcttcttccacCTGCTCAGCTTGCTGGCACCGGTCTCAG CCCAGTTTACTGTCCTGGGGCCAGCTGATCCAATCCTGGCCATGGTGGGAGAGAACACCAAGTTACAGTGCCACCTGTCACCTGAGAAAAACGCTGAGGACATGGAGGTGCGGTGGTTCCGGTCTCAGTTTTCCCCTGCAGTGTTCGTGTACAAGGGCCGGCGAGAGAGAACGGAGGAGCAGATGGAGGAGTACCGGGGAAGAACAACCTTTGTGAGCAAAGATATCAGCAAGGGGAGCGTGGTGCTGATCATACACAACGTCACCGCCAACGAAAACGGCATCTACCGCTGTTATTTCCAAGAAGGCAGATCTTACGACGAGGCCATCATACACCTGATGGTGGCAG gcctgggctctaaGCCCCTTATTGAAATGAAGGGCCATGAGGATGGAGGCATCCGGCTGGAGTGCACATCTGTAGGGTGGTACCCAGAGCCCCGCGCGGTGTGGAGGGAACCTTCTGGTGAGATCATGCCGGCCCTGGAGGAGGCTTACACTGTGAACGCAGATGGACTCTTCAGGGTCACCATGGCTGTGATTATCAGAGACCACTCTGTGAGAAACGTGTACTGCTCCATCAACAACACCCTGCTCAACCAGGAGAAGGAAACTGTGATTTTCATCCCAG AATCCTTTATTCCCAGCACATCTCCCTGGATGGTGGGCCTGGTTGTCATCCTGCCTTTTCTGCTTCTCCTCATCACTGGGAGCATCTGTCTCATCAGGAAACTCAAGCGGGAAAAAAAGTTCCTGTCTGTGCAAAAAAGGGttcaaaatgaagagaaagaagctGCACGTAAGGAACTAGGGAAAGAACGtgtggaaaaagagaaagaacgtCAAATAAAAG agCAACTTCAAGAAGAATTGC GATGGAGAAGAACCCTCTTACATGCGG CTGATGTGGTCCTGGATCCAGACACTGCTCATCCCGAACTCTTCCTGTCGGAGGACCGGAGAAGT CATTTATAG
- the BTN1A1 gene encoding butyrophilin subfamily 1 member A1, whose translation MAGFPNSCLLGSLLIFILLQLPQLDSAPFEVIGPPEPIVVLVGEDAELPCHLSPNASAERMELRWSRKKLSPAVFVRREAREQAGEQMAEYRGRATLVDHDITAGRVAVRIHEVKASDDGEYRCFFRQDENYEEAIVHLKVAALGSDPHISMEVQESGEIRLECTSVGWYPDPQVQWRTPKGEVFPSMSESRKPDEESLFTVAASVIIRDPSMKNVSCCIRNLLLDQEKEVEISIPAPSIPRLTSWMVAAAVILMVLGLFTIGSIFFTWRLYKERFRQKKNEFNSKEELLEELKWKKATLHAVDVTLDPDTAHPHLFLYDDSKSVRLEDSRQKLPETPDRFDSWPCVLGREVFTSGRHYWEVEVGDRTDWAIGVCRENVMKKGFDPMTPENGFWAVELYGNGYWALTPLRTPLPLAGPPRQVGIFLDYESGDISFYNMTDGSHIYTFSNASFSGPLRPFFCLWSCGKKPLTICPITVELEGVTVVADAKDLSKEIPLSPVAGDSASGETGTLRSQLIPPPPSQGVS comes from the exons ATGGCAGGCTTCCCAAACTCCTGTCTCCTCGGGTCTCTGCTCATCTTCATTCTCCTCCAGCTGCCCCAGCTGGATTCCG CTCCCTTTGAGGTGATTGGACCCCCGGAGCCCATCGTGGTGCTGGTGGGTGAAGATGCCGAGCTGCCCTGTCACCTCTCCCCCAACGCGAGCGCCGAGCGCATGGAGCTGCGGTGGTCCCGGAAGAAGCTCTCGCCCGCGGTGTTCGTGCGGCGCGAAGCGCGCGAGCAGGCGGGGGAGCAGATGGCCGAGTACCGGGGGAGGGCGACGCTGGTGGACCACGACATCACCGCGGGGCGCGTCGCTGTGAGGATACATGAGGTCAAGGCCTCTGACGACGGGGAGTACCGATGCTTTTTCAGGCAGGACGAGAACTACGAAGAGGCCATCGTGCATCTGAAGGTGGCGG CCTTGGGCTCTGATCCTCACATCAGTATGGAAGTTCAAGAGAGTGGAGAGATCAGGCTGGAGTGTACCTCAGTGGGCTGGTACCCAGATCCCCAGGTGCAGTGGAGAACTCCCAAGGGAGAGGTGTTTCCATCCATGTCAGAGTCCAGGAAACCTGATGAAGAAAGCCTGTTCACAGTGGCAGCTTCGGTGATCATCAGGGACCCCTCTATGAAGAATGTGTCCTGCTGTATCCGGAACCTCCTTCTCGACCAGGAGAAGGAAGTAGAGATTTCCATACCAG CTCCCTCCATCCCAAGGCTCACTTCCTGGATGGTTGCTGCGGCTGTCATTTTGATGGTCCTAGGACTTTTTACAATTGGGTCCATATTTTTCACTTGGAGGCTATACAAGGAAAGATTCAGACAGAAGAAGAATGAATTCAACTCTAAAG aggAACTCCTGGAAGAGCTCA AATGGAAAAAGGCTACATTGCATGCAG tTGATGTGACTCTGGATCCAGATACcgcccaccctcacctctttctgtACGACGATTCAAAATCTGTCCGACTGGAGGATTCACGTCAGAAACTGCCTGAGACACCAGACAGATTTGACTCCTGGCCTTGCGTGTTGGGTCGTGAAGTCTTCACATCAGGGAGACATTactgggaggtggaggtgggagacAGGACTGACTGGGCGATCGGGGTGTGTAGGGAGAACGTGATGAAGAAAGGATTTGACCCCATGACCCCTGAGAACGGGTTCTGGGCTGTGGAGCTGTATGGAAATGGATACTGGGCTCTCACCCCGCTCCGGACCCCTCTCCCGCTGGCGGGACCCCCTCGCCAGGTTGGGATCTTCCTAGACTATGAGTCAGGAGACATTTCCTTCTACAACATGACTGACGGATCCCACATCTATACTTTCTCCAATGCCTCTTTCTCTGGCCCCCTCCGGCCCTTCTTCTGCTTGTGGTCCTGTGGTAAAAAGCCCCTGACCATCTGCCCAATCACTGTTGAGCTTGAAGGAGTCACAGTAGTTGCTGATGCCAAGGACCTTTCTAAGGAGATTCCACTGTCCCCCGTGGCGGGGGACTCTGCCTCTGGGGAGACTGGCACCCTCCGTTCTCAACTAATCCCTCCCCCGCCCAGTCAAGGGGTATCCTAA
- the LOC102538576 gene encoding butyrophilin subfamily 2 member A2 isoform X1 → MEPAASLHFSLPSSLLFFHLLSLLAPVSAQFTVLGPADPILAMVGENTKLQCHLSPEKNAEDMEVRWFRSQFSPAVFVYKGRRERTEEQMEEYRGRTTFVSKDISKGSVVLIIHNVTANENGIYRCYFQEGRSYDEAIIHLMVAGLGSKPLIEMKGHEDGGIRLECTSVGWYPEPRAVWREPSGEIMPALEEAYTVNADGLFRVTMAVIIRDHSVRNVYCSINNTLLNQEKETVIFIPESFIPSTSPWMVGLVVILPFLLLLITGSICLIRKLKREKKFLSVQKRVQNEEKEAARKELGKERVEKEKERQIKEQLQEELRWRRTLLHAADVVLDPDTAHPELFLSEDRRSVRRGPSRQSIPDNPERFDCQPCVLGLESFSSGRHYWEVEVENVMVWAVGVCRDSVERKGEALLVPQNGFWTLEMFGNQYRALSSPEKILPLKERLHRVGIFLDYESGDVSFYNMRDRSHIYTCPRSPFSGPLRPFFRLGSDDSPLFICPAFIGAQGVTVPEGGLVLHRAETHHSLQDQFPGLRAK, encoded by the exons ATGGAGCCGGCTGCCTCTCTGCATTTCTCCCTGCCAAgctcccttctcttcttccacCTGCTCAGCTTGCTGGCACCGGTCTCAG CCCAGTTTACTGTCCTGGGGCCAGCTGATCCAATCCTGGCCATGGTGGGAGAGAACACCAAGTTACAGTGCCACCTGTCACCTGAGAAAAACGCTGAGGACATGGAGGTGCGGTGGTTCCGGTCTCAGTTTTCCCCTGCAGTGTTCGTGTACAAGGGCCGGCGAGAGAGAACGGAGGAGCAGATGGAGGAGTACCGGGGAAGAACAACCTTTGTGAGCAAAGATATCAGCAAGGGGAGCGTGGTGCTGATCATACACAACGTCACCGCCAACGAAAACGGCATCTACCGCTGTTATTTCCAAGAAGGCAGATCTTACGACGAGGCCATCATACACCTGATGGTGGCAG gcctgggctctaaGCCCCTTATTGAAATGAAGGGCCATGAGGATGGAGGCATCCGGCTGGAGTGCACATCTGTAGGGTGGTACCCAGAGCCCCGCGCGGTGTGGAGGGAACCTTCTGGTGAGATCATGCCGGCCCTGGAGGAGGCTTACACTGTGAACGCAGATGGACTCTTCAGGGTCACCATGGCTGTGATTATCAGAGACCACTCTGTGAGAAACGTGTACTGCTCCATCAACAACACCCTGCTCAACCAGGAGAAGGAAACTGTGATTTTCATCCCAG AATCCTTTATTCCCAGCACATCTCCCTGGATGGTGGGCCTGGTTGTCATCCTGCCTTTTCTGCTTCTCCTCATCACTGGGAGCATCTGTCTCATCAGGAAACTCAAGCGGGAAAAAAAGTTCCTGTCTGTGCAAAAAAGGGttcaaaatgaagagaaagaagctGCACGTAAGGAACTAGGGAAAGAACGtgtggaaaaagagaaagaacgtCAAATAAAAG agCAACTTCAAGAAGAATTGC GATGGAGAAGAACCCTCTTACATGCGG CTGATGTGGTCCTGGATCCAGACACTGCTCATCCCGAACTCTTCCTGTCGGAGGACCGGAGAAGTGTGAGACGGGGCCCCTCCAGGCAGAGCATACCTGACAACCCAGAGAGATTTGATTGTCAGCCTTGTGTCCTGGGCCTAGAGAGCTTCTCCTCAGGGAGGCATTACTGGGAGGTGGAGGTTGAAAACGTGATGGTGTGGGCTGTGGGGGTTTGTAGAGACAGTGTTGAAAGGAAAGGGGAGGCCCTGCTGGTTCCCCAGAATGGCTTCTGGACCCTGGAGATGTTTGGGAACCAGTACCGGGCCCTGTCCTCCCCTGAGAAGATTCTCCCCCTGAAAGAGCGCCTTCACCGAGTGGGCATCTTCCTGGACTACGAATCTGGAGATGTGTCCTTCTATAACATGAGGGACAGATCTCACATCTACACATGTCCCCGTTCACCCTTCTCTGGGCCCCTGAGGCCCTTCTTCAGGCTGGGGTCTGATGACAGCCCCCTCTTTATCTGTCCAGCATTTATAGGGGCCCAGGGGGTCACGGTGCCCGAGGGCGGCTTGGTCCTTCACAGGGCAGAGACCCACCACAGCCTCCAGGACCAGTTCCCTGGTCTCAGAGCCAAGTAG